ATAACGCCGTTTTCTTTCCCTGTTCGTCGATCAGCTCAAGCGTTGAAAGCCGCTCTTGAACCTTGACCGGCACCACGATCAGGCGTCCGGTCAGCGGTTCATCCTTACACTTAGGCGTATAGCGCAAGATCGCTTTTGCCGTGCTGACAGGGATCTCGCGCAGTGTCGAAACAGGCTTTATTTGCTTGCGTTCAAGATAGGGATGATCTTCCCCTAGCGGTTGCGCGGCTTTCCAGATTGCCGTCGCCTTTGCCGCGGTTTTTGCGCCTTGCTGTTCTTGCTGGGCGTTGTCCGCCGCGCGCTTTTGCTGGCGATCTTCGTTTTTGTTCGTCGCTTGTCTTGAACATTCGCCACTGTAGCCGTTGCGCCGTGCTTCATAAAAAAGCGTGTCGATCGTCACTCGGCCATTAGGCTTAATGGACTTCCATACTTCGCGCGCATCTTTGTTGTTATAGGAGTCATCTTGCTCGCTCCATTCGTCCCATAGATTAAAACCGTCATCGTCCAGTTCGGCTTTAAGTGTGTGTCCTATACGAACCCATAGATCGCGGTCATAAG
This sequence is a window from Gammaproteobacteria bacterium. Protein-coding genes within it:
- a CDS encoding PriCT-2 domain-containing protein, which codes for MSEQETIRAALGYIPAYDRDLWVRIGHTLKAELDDDGFNLWDEWSEQDDSYNNKDAREVWKSIKPNGRVTIDTLFYEARRNGYSGECSRQATNKNEDRQQKRAADNAQQEQQGAKTAAKATAIWKAAQPLGEDHPYLERKQIKPVSTLREIPVSTAKAILRYTPKCKDEPLTGRLIVVPVKVQERLSTLELIDEQGKKTALYGGAKGGGYWAAQPLPEGDGQGVTLPVGEGVATVLSAKQATGYPVVAALSCGNLERVANDMHARYAAATLVLLADLGNGQAKAEHAARSVGGLLAIPDFNGEQPEDATDFNDLAQQCGLEAVRTCIANAKPPAKDQD